One segment of Gadus chalcogrammus isolate NIFS_2021 chromosome 8, NIFS_Gcha_1.0, whole genome shotgun sequence DNA contains the following:
- the LOC130387990 gene encoding coiled-coil domain-containing protein 106-like isoform X1 translates to MARQKLDWQQELVKDLTKERDFLLEQLAMTARKKDKGSPPQAKKCQSQGADSTDSSKSGPDSSHSSSDPSSDSSSSDEGQKKKKKNSRGKGRKQGKRAKNRKGQGVYQRAKDPEEVVARYRKVLKICRKGRTMGAAFKAVGVDRNTIVVNAPMAELCIAAPEAYAELKESAPKKEKLSSFAQRCKDAIDVDENIVTRIKEYKDSGKLLPITKKN, encoded by the exons ATGGCCAGGCAGAAGTTGGACTGGCAGCAGGAGCTGGTTAAAGACTTGACCAAAGAAAGGGACTTCCTGCTGGAACAACTGGCTATGA CAGCAAGAAAAAAGGACAAGGGCAGTCCACCCCAGGCGAAGAAgtgccagtcgcagggagccgACTCAACCGACTCGTCCAAGTCGGGGCCTGATTCTTCCCACTCTTCTTCCGACCCTTCCTCCGACTCTTCCTCCTCGGATGAgggacagaagaagaagaagaagaacagcaGGGGAAAAGGACGGAAGCAGGGGAAAAGGGCAAAGAACCGGAAGGGGCAAGGTGTTTACCAGCGAG CTAAAGATCCTGAAGAGGTGGTGGCCCGGTACCGCAAGGTGCTGAAAATCTGCAGGAAGGGAAGAACCATGGGGGCAGCCTTCAAAGCTGTGGGGGTCGACCGCAACACCATTGTTGTAAATGCCCCCATGGCAGAGCTGTGCATTGCTGCCCCAGAGGCGTATGCAGAGCTAAAAGAGAGCGCCCCCAAAAAGGAGAAGCTCTCCAGTTTTGCACAGAGGTGCAAGGATGCCATAGACGTGGACGAAAACATTGTTACCCGAATCAAAGAATATAAAGACTCTGGCAAACTTTTGCCAATTACTAAAAAAAACTAG
- the LOC130387990 gene encoding coiled-coil domain-containing protein 106-like isoform X2 → MARQKLDWQQELVKDLTKERDFLLEQLAMTRKKDKGSPPQAKKCQSQGADSTDSSKSGPDSSHSSSDPSSDSSSSDEGQKKKKKNSRGKGRKQGKRAKNRKGQGVYQRAKDPEEVVARYRKVLKICRKGRTMGAAFKAVGVDRNTIVVNAPMAELCIAAPEAYAELKESAPKKEKLSSFAQRCKDAIDVDENIVTRIKEYKDSGKLLPITKKN, encoded by the exons ATGGCCAGGCAGAAGTTGGACTGGCAGCAGGAGCTGGTTAAAGACTTGACCAAAGAAAGGGACTTCCTGCTGGAACAACTGGCTATGA CAAGAAAAAAGGACAAGGGCAGTCCACCCCAGGCGAAGAAgtgccagtcgcagggagccgACTCAACCGACTCGTCCAAGTCGGGGCCTGATTCTTCCCACTCTTCTTCCGACCCTTCCTCCGACTCTTCCTCCTCGGATGAgggacagaagaagaagaagaagaacagcaGGGGAAAAGGACGGAAGCAGGGGAAAAGGGCAAAGAACCGGAAGGGGCAAGGTGTTTACCAGCGAG CTAAAGATCCTGAAGAGGTGGTGGCCCGGTACCGCAAGGTGCTGAAAATCTGCAGGAAGGGAAGAACCATGGGGGCAGCCTTCAAAGCTGTGGGGGTCGACCGCAACACCATTGTTGTAAATGCCCCCATGGCAGAGCTGTGCATTGCTGCCCCAGAGGCGTATGCAGAGCTAAAAGAGAGCGCCCCCAAAAAGGAGAAGCTCTCCAGTTTTGCACAGAGGTGCAAGGATGCCATAGACGTGGACGAAAACATTGTTACCCGAATCAAAGAATATAAAGACTCTGGCAAACTTTTGCCAATTACTAAAAAAAACTAG